CCCTTAATTCCACTAGCTCCAGGCTCGTGTATCCCAACGATCTTCAGGTTTTTTAGGGCAGATGTAATCTCTTacttgaagaaaaacaatttgcaaCGTCCCCATCAGGCTTTCCTGTCTTGTATCAGCCAGGATTGCGACTCAAGGCGCACACCCGAATTAGGACTATCTGGGAAAGTTAGTTTGTAAAGGCACTACTTATGAAGGTGCAGGCAGGATAGATGAATAATTAAAGAGCCTAGGCCCAAAGGGATGAGGAGAAGGCCAGGTGGCCAGAACCCGGAAGGAGAGAATTGTACAGAACAGGTTCCTTTGGGAGCTCAAGTCAACCTGACGCGGAACTCGGAAAATAAACGGCCTAGTCTTCTGCCTTCCCTCCCGTCAACTCTGTTGGGTTTCCCTGTTCACCAAGTTCACCTGGAGGGGCAGAGGACGAGGGAGACTATACAGTCCAGTCAGGTCAGCGTCCTGGGACCGAGAACGAGGTGAAGGGTGGAACGTAGATCTGAGGGCGGGCATAAGAGGACACAAGATACCCAGCGTGTCCACGCAGGCCTTCAACAAATACctgattgcttttttaaaagaacactatTCATCCTTTCCATAAATAGTCAAGAACCCTATTCAACAAATACCTACTGAGTAGCTATGtgcaaacatgttttttttttaaatatctaacaatttctgcttttttaaaaagtttatttattttgagagagcgagggagagagagagcgcgcactcaagttgggaggggtggagagagagagagaatcccacgcaggcttcacatcatcagcacagagcccaacgcagggctcgaactcatgaacctgtgagatcatgacctgagccaaaatcaagagtcataaaCTTAACcgagccatccagctgcccctgTTTGATGTTGTATCACCTTCCTTAATCTTAatttgtagacttttttttttgaaaactaaaaatggtAGACGTTGGCAAGATGCCAACAATcccatttccttttcctggatGCATAGAAGAcaacatttcccagcctcccttgcagtttAGATTGGGGTCACAAGACTGGGTTTTGGCCAATGGAAGTAGTTGGATGCAGAAGTATGCTGCTCTTTCCAGGCCTGGCCATATAACCTCCTGCGTGATGTTCTTCGTGCTTTCTCCGGTGTGTATAGCTAAAAGGAAATGGCTCTCAGACAGCAAAGCCACATGATGACAGAGGCCCTGGGTGCCCATCCGGAAGAAAGCTGTTTGAGCAAGCCACCAAGTTGTGTGCAAGAAAATTTCAAGGTCTTAGTCCGGTGGAATGTGATTTGCTACATCATCTTAAACTGTATTTCTCTACAGCAGTGCTGCTGACATTTTGCACGGTTTATCCtctgttgtgggggctgtcctctGCATTCTGAGATGTTTAGCAgctccctggcctctacccacagGATGCCACTAGTACCCGACCTCTAgtcatgacaatcaaaaatgtctccagatgttgctAAGTGCCCCCTGGGGGGCAAAACTGCCCCTAGTCGAGAACAACTGACCTAAGTCCTCTTGACTAATACACCCACTGTGTGCGAGGCACGGTGCTCAGAGAGATAGGGAACAGGTCTGGGCCACAGTTTCTGACTTAAGAGCACGGAACTGTATATAGTACATTACACACGCATGCATGTTTTAAGACGACTGCTTCATTGGAGCACTGTAATTGTTAAATTAGAAACAAAGCACAATACAGAATTGATTAAATTCAAGTACACTAAAAAACAGAGTAtggttagggcgcctgggtggctcagttggttaagtgtctgcctttggctcaggtcatgatattgtgatttgtgagttggagtcccacatcagggtctgtgctgagctcagagcctggagcctgcttcggactctgtgtctcgtctgcccctcccctgcttgtactctctctctcaaaaataagcaaacgttaaaacttttatttagaaaaacagtATGGCGTATCCATCAAATAACGCAGAACTATTATTTATTGACAAGGAGGTACGATTCCTTTTTTAAGTGGCAACAGAAGAGTactatggtatatatatatttttaaggatggGACAGTGCAAGGATTTCAAGTGTTGCTTCTGGGGATGGGAtttgggataatttgtttttttacttgttttctaatttttaaagtttattttgagagagagagagagagagagagagagagagcgagcgcacaagtggaggaggggcagaggaggggggggaatcccaggcaggctccacactgtcagcacagaacccaatttggggcttgaactcaccaaccctgagatcacgacctgagccgatatcaagagttggacacttaactgagccacccaggtgtctctgtgTTTTCTAGTCTTTATATACTAAACAGCTGGATGACTGCTGGTGGCAACTGTGCTGGGTTGACTGCACCTTTCCCATAAAGAAGTAACATTTGGGTCCCAGGTTTCCCTGTGACAAAATGGCTTCTTTGTGCCTCTGACTTAAGTGTTTCCTTTCATAAGGTTAAATGCTGTAGTCTATAAGCCCAAATGAAAGGTTTGCTAAACATTGCTAATATCTAACTTTAAGGGTGTGTGACCAGTTTAACAAAATACGACAACGGGACTGAGATTGTTGTACCCAACATagagatgcatttttaaaaagccacttggAGATACTTTTCTAAATAATGCCTCAAATTCCCACCAGTAGGTACAGTTTAAGTATTCCCAACTCTACTTTTGCTTTTTcaatttcacatttcatttttttgtagcCTCAGGTTATTTAACTtgcaaaatagaaaatgagaaatgttaCCCTATTTCCAAATTAGCATCAGTCTGTTTATCCTCCTAAGACTTCATCAGCAAAATGACCGTGCTTTGAAGTTAGTTGGGAGAAGcgtaaaaacatatttttttaaagtttattttgagagagagcacgcacgtgaGAGCAcactagcagaggaggggcggagagggagagagagaatgtcaagcaggctctgtgctgtcagcacagagcccaattctggggtttgaactcatgacctgtgggACGAAATCatgagctggacactcaaccgactgagccacccaggggcctaaGTGTAAAAATAATGCTCAGTGTCACATTCGAGGGTAGTACCTGCATCCAAGTTAAAGAAATGTCTCTTTAATGAACAGACACTGTTAGTAACCTGAACACAGTCTTCTCCTAAGTGCCACAGAAATTAATGAGAAGTATCTATTTGTGAAGAAAATACAGTGGTCTCAACATGGTATTTTTCTTCTATAACTTTGTACACGAACATCTTATAGACAGGAAACTTTtgtgaaaatcatttttatgttttagtgctaattttcttttaattttttttaaatgttgtacttagttttgggagagacagaacaatagcgggggaggggcggagggagagggagacacagaatccgaagcagctccaggctcagagctgtcagcacgagcccgacacagggcttgaactcaccgaccgcgagatcttgacctgagccgcggttggacgctcaaccgactgagccacccaggcgcccctttagtgcTAATTTTCAAATTGAATTGCCACTTTGTCCTTCGGCAGACGGGTTCGTCTTGATGACTTCAGATGCCGGTCTTGTAGATTTCCTCGGAACATCCACCACCCACACCAAATCAGATTTCCtccaaaggtttttatttttccttactgGTAATACACTCTAGAAATACACCCTTTTGTGTGCTGCTGACCCCGGGCCGTGCTGTGAGGCCCACACGCGTGCACGGACCAGGACTTGGCACAGTTCACCCGGGATGCCTTGCAGTTTTGACAGGCTGATGAGATTTTAAGCAATGCAGATTTAGACTAAATAGCTTACTTCCATAATCTGCCTTATTGAATCATTGAGGCCACAGTAGGGTCAATTTCTCCTGCTAAATGTTGCAAGTTCGTTTCTAACTTCGAAAATAAAATACCTGTTTGctttaagtcttttaaaaaattacgtGCTTGGTTGGGTGTTTTAACGAAAGAAGGAGAGAgctaaggaaagaaggaaagtctTCTCACACAACAAGAGGGCGTGCGAATTCTGGTTCTGTGTTTGGACTCATTTATTGCGCCCACAGTTAACAGCGAACCTACAACGCTATCACGACCGACAACGCACACGCCGTCGGGCGTGCaccggaggaggaagaggaagaggaggaggaagtggattATTTCTGTAACAGCGCTGGACCGCAGCGCGGGAAGGCGGGAACGCGCCCGCGAGCCGCGCACCGCGgagcccagccccccaccccccgacggAGCCCGACGGAACACAGGCCGGTCACGCCTGCCTCCTCGGCCGCGGGAACTCTCACAACTCCCCGGGCTTTCAGACCCCCAATTTCACCAACACGGACTCGAAAACGCCTAGTACTCAGCGGCTGACGCAGCAGTGGGTGGCGGCCTCGGCCTCCTCCGGGTCCCATTCCCGACCGCCTCCGGACGAGGCCCCAGCGCGGCTGCCGCCACAGCGCCCGCCCCGGGCCGCCGGTCACACTCATCGATCAGCCGCGCCCGCACGCTCCCGCCGGCTCCGCGGCGCCGCCAGGTGACGTCAGAGAGCGCACGTCACGGCGGCGCCGCCAGGATGACGTCAGAGAGCGCACGTCACGGAGGGCCGCCGTCAGAGGCTATAGGGGGAGGGGAGCCGGGCCTCTGTCGGCGGAAGTGGGGCTCCGGTGCGAAGGGGAGAAGCCCCCCGGCGGGGCCTGGGGCCCTCGGCTCGCCCGTGGCGCTCGGTCCCGGACGTGGTCCGGCGTCCGCCCTTCAGCTGGGACCCGGCACCCGAGACCCGGCCTCTCTCGGCCCCAGGCGCTGAGGCGTTACCTCGGGTCCCGTCGGGCAGCAGCCGGCGACGTGAGCTCCCCTGTGGCCCGAAGCCGGCTCGCGCCGCCATCGCCTCCGCCGGCCGGCGgcaagccccgccccctccgccgcGCGCGCGTGCGCCGCCCGGGCGTCCGCGCGTGTTGACGGGAGGGGCCTCCGCGTTCCCTTCTTTCCCGGGACCGGCCCACTCGGGCCGCGCcaaggggggggggcgcgttTCTGCGCGTCCCCAGGGCCCCCTTGTGAGGAGGCGGCGGCCACGGGTTCCGGGTCTGCGGACCGGGCTGTGCGGTGCCTGTGCCCTCGGAGCCGCGGGCCGCCGCGGAGCCGCAGGGCGGCGCCGGCTGTCAGCCGGCTGCTCGGCGCTCCCCCTCGGCGACCGGCGGGATGGTGCGTCCCGCAGGGCGCGCGCGGCTCCCGCGCTTGGGCCGCTCGGCGCGGGCGGGGGCGCAGAGGGCGGGGGAGCGGGCCCGACTCGCAGGACCGGGCCCCGGCCGCGCCGTTGGGGAGCGGGccccgcggggcggggcgggagccgCCGCGGAGCCTTCCGGCAGCCGCGACCATGTCGGACCCGGCGCCCAAAGTTCCCGATGAGATGTTCCGAGAGGTCAAGTACTACGCGGTGGGCGACATCGACCCGCAGGTAccgcgccgcccccgcccgccgctCTCCGCGTCCCCGGCCCGTCCCCGCTCCCGCCGCGGGCGCGCGCCCGGGCGCAAAACGTCTGGGCCCCGCCGCTCGGGCCCCGCCGAGCCCGCCGGCCTGGCTGCGCGGAGGCTGGGCCACCTGTGCCGAGCAGGCCCGGGGCCGGCGAGCTTGGCGGGGGATAggggacctggggggggggggcggtctgcGGTACTCTCGGGAGGGGATCTGGAGAGGAGACCTGGGGTTGGTCTGCGGGACTTTCTGGAGGAGAcccggggaggggaggcaggggaccTGGGAGTGGGGGTTCTGCGGGACCTGCGCCCGGcggggagcagaggagagagaggggatgtGGGGGTGGTTTGCGAGACCCGCGGCcgggaggctggaggggagggggggtcttAAGGACCCACGATtgggggagatggggggagggtcGCAGATCTGTGTCGTGCTCTACTAGGACCTTTGGCCAGGAGGGCATCTGGAGGGTGAgctcagggaggagagagaccTGGAGAGGAGGGTACTTACTaacaagggaggaggggaggagggtccaTGCCTCGGGCCTAGGAAGGAATGTCACTGCCCTACGCCTGGTGGGGGACCAGCCTCTGTCGCGTGTGGTAAGTTCCCCCCGAAGCCTGCCACCTCAGCCAGCTGCCACTTTGCTCCTTTCTGGGGCAAATTTGGACTGGGAGCATCCTTCCTGCTGCCCACCGCGTGTGTCTGGGCTCCCAGAACAGTAGGTCCCAGAGGGTGGACAGGAGGAAGGTGATGGAGCTCAGCCAGGAACCCCAGGTCCAGGCTGCTGGGGCTCAGTGAACGTGGCCCCTGGTGTGGCCGGCCACAGGAGTGCACACGTCTGGGCTGTGCAGCCCCAGTCACGTGAGAAGCGCTCACTTTGCCACCAGTGAAGTCCTGTTGTTTGATTTTCCTGATTGGGGGAATTAAACAGGAAATGTGGGAAATAGCCAGGGAGTACCATCACTCTAGGCACTTAATTTTTTGTAGTTTGGGCTCACCCCTAAAGATGTCGTGGATTTTCTAAGTGATACATGTGGTGAAATGCCAGAGTGTTCCTCTTCCACGGTGGAAATGAGTCTTGGTTGGATATCCTTTTCAGGTGCATCCTCACAATATCCCCTTTATTGAAGTTGATGCGGTTAAAGTTGTCTTGGGCGTCCTTTGCTGTGACTGCCAAGCTGGGAGTGGATGCAGAGCCAGATGATCGGACCTTAAGGCCTCAAGAGTGGAGACTggtgttttaagaaataaatttggtTGGCGTAAAAGGAATTATGGAAGGCTGATTGGTCTTGGCCTTCTGGAGGCTGGTCTGTGGGTGTCTTAGTAACTAAATTCTGTTGCACGGCACGGTCCCCAAGGTGGATCCTTTTTCTACTTTATAGGGTGAAGAGACTTAGTCTTGAGTTTGAAGGTAAACAGGTGTTGAACCCAGAGTGATCACAATGAGCGCCTGTAACAGTGGGACCTTTTTCCCCGTGttgataattttcctttcttttagtaTCCATCAGTCTTCTCTCCCACTTCCTTGctactttctttattttgttttagggtTTTGACTTTATCTTACAAGGGACTTGAACCAAGTATTACTGAAAACCTGGAACAATCTGAGTTGGAACCATATCTGCTCAACCATGACTCAAATCTAAGTGCTTCCAGATGTCCTTGGCAAACCACTTTGATCTGAAACAGGATATTTTGTAAATGATTTACAGCCAAACCATTGATTCCCTGAATCTTACGAACACGGATTCAGAAAGTCCATGCATATTGAGCATGTAGTACCTGTTAAAGCATTGGCCTAGATAGTGGATGTAAGATAGAGAGGAGTGGAACCTGATTCGTATCCTTGAGGACCTCCTCTTGGTAGGGAGTGGGGGGCCCACCTGAAGACCTTGTGGCGTAGGGTGGTTGGTGTGGCAACAGCAGACTTCTGTGTTGGGCACCCCTGAACTTTTCCAAAGTCGGCGTCTTTGCAGTTGGCTGTTGAGATACGCAGAAGTTAGGAAGAGGGTGAAGTGAGGCCTTTCACGTGGAACGCGTGTGCTGAGGAACGGAGGCCTTAATATACTTGGGATACGTCAGGACGATCGGGACACTTGGTGCAGGGTGATAGGAGATCAAGCTAGTAAGGCAGCTTCAGTTTTGTGGAGCCTGGAAAGAAGCCAGTGGTCTGGGTTTCCTCAAGGTCCATGAAGATTCAGTGTTTCCGTAGAGTTCTAGAAAAGGCAGGCGGCAGTGGGTGAAGAGTGAACAGGGAGTGAGGCAGTGAACACAGGTTGGACCGTTGTTCCAAGCGGTTTGTCacaaagaggaagcagagaaggggcccggacgtgtgtgcgtgcgcgtgttaggaccagtggggggggggggggtgggggctggaaatCTCAACACCCCTAAAACAGGTAGTGGGGTCAGGAGCGCACGCGAAGGCTGCATAAGAGGGTGTCGTTTTCTGTGGGACAAGCTGAGTGGACGTGGTTGCTTGGAGGccagggagggaagtgggggtgATTGGTCGCTACCACCGTTGTCTGGTCACGTGTGAACCAAATACTTAGCATCGGCCCCAGTTGCTGTCTCTGGATGgtgaatgaaatgttctgaaaaagCCTGACTTGTGGGTCAGTCGAGCCGTGTGGGCGCCAGATCACCTTCATAGGTGGTGCCCACCCGGGCCACTCGGGCTCTGCGCCCCCTTCCCCTGTTCCTGGCGGGTGAGTAGGGTCCGGTTCACTCACCCCTCGGCAGCTAGGGATCTCGGTCAGTCTCAGACCTTTGGCCACCACCGTGTCGCTGACGTGCTGATGACTCCCCACCCGCTGGGGGCCCAGGTCTCCCCAAGGACCACTGATGTCTCTTCCGAGACCTTCCATGTGGCACCCAGAGGATGTGCCCAGACTAAAGcacttttcttcctgcttccccaCCTCTGCGAGATCAGAACACATCCCCCAGTGACTGctactgctgtgtccccagcactttCTCTCTTGCACTGTCCCCCCTCCCAGGCACTACGTGTTGCTTGTTCTCCCGCACCTTCCTTCTTCCTACCCCTGGGACAGTCCCTCAGGTCAGTACCTGCTGCTTTCCCCCGGGACGCTTGCCTCACACTCCCTCCATTCTTGCCCTGACCGCACTCCTTCGGTGAAATCTGGTCATGTCGTTTCCCTGCCTAAAACCCTTGTGTCGCTCCAGAAGACGcttgtgttttatttcagaataaagtACAAATGTTTTTGCGTAGGAGGTCAGGCCGGTTGTGGTCGGCCCGGCGTCCCGTCCCGTGTGGCGAATGCTGTGCTCCGTCG
This DNA window, taken from Neofelis nebulosa isolate mNeoNeb1 chromosome 4, mNeoNeb1.pri, whole genome shotgun sequence, encodes the following:
- the HTR5A gene encoding 5-hydroxytryptamine receptor 5A isoform X3, producing MVAAAGRLRGGSRPAPRGPLPNGAAGARSCESGPLPRPLRPRPRRAAQAREPRAPCGTHHPAGRRGGAPSSRLTAGAALRLRGGPRLRGHRHRTARSADPEPVAAASSQGGPGDAQKRAPPPWRGPSGPVPGKKGTRRPLPSTRADARAAHARAAEGAGLAAGRRRRWRREPASGHRGAHVAGCCPTGPEAKTSAQQPQMVFTVRHTTVTFQTEGDTWREQKEQKAALMVGILIGVFALCWIPFFTTELISPLCSCDIPTIWKSIFLWLGYSNSFFNPLIYTAFNKNYNSAFKNFFSKQH